GCAAAAAAAGATGCAAACAAAATATCATATGTAATATTCATAACTATAAATCTATCAAACTACTTAATATAATGATAAGTGTACATGTTCATCTATTCTATTCTAGGCCATGGAGTTGGAGATCCAGACACACTGTTCGGTCAGTTTGGAAATAGCACCAACATGGAGGAATGGCCGTATCCATTCCTACAAGTCAAAAAATGAAGAGGAAGAAGAGCCAATGGCAGAACTGGGACCAGCAGGGGATGCTCCAGCAGGGGAGGCACCAGCACCAGTACAAACCGGTGTACTTCTGGTGAACCCAGTAGCAGCAAGTCCTGCAAAGAGGAAAGTGGGTCCATCATTGAAAGCAGTAGTTCCCACAACCAAGCCAAAAACCAATAAGAAAGCATGTAGGGTATGCTCCATATCAAAAGAGACATCTTTTTGGCTTGGTTGTGGGTATACAAACCCACGTTCCAAAAGGCAAGACTGTTGCTATTGGGTCCATCAGAAGTGCATTGGTTTGTACCATAGGAAGAAAGAGGAGTTATCAAAGACACCATTCTTCTGTCCAAAACATGGACTGTCtaaataaattattaatatatgtgcattgagctttcaaaattctatttctaCTTCtgttattaataaatattaaattatttttacactttaaatatttttttatctttcttgcAATTAAATGATAGTTTTAGCAAATATGTGCATATTACATCTATTATTGAGAACAGAGGTGAACAACAAAGAGAAGCATCAACAACTGAAGCAATATAAAAAAGGGCAAAAGACTAAAGCCAAGATCTAAGACCCTCAAtgacaaaaaacaacattttgtgtTTTGGGGAAATCCAAAGCTAGCTGCCTGATAGTGGGTAACTCCTAGTCTATTGAAGTTCATGTGGTTAACActcaatttcatttatttgtgtAATACATTTCAGTGAGATGGTGATGTTGTCGTGCCATTGACCCATATCAGTTCCTTttcatattgaaaattgaaaactgaaaactaaaaactaaatgAAAAACACAGGCCCTAAAAAAATAGGAAGacctcaggtgctcaggaagggtgaACATTTCTATTTGTTATACATTGAGGAAGTGATGTCTTTGTGCCATTAACGCATATCTGTTCTTTGTAATTTTTCCTTTTTGAATGTGGTGAACATGGTCATTGTAGAttcaaatacatacaaaaataacttatggttttcctgtttgaattgtgttacacttgttattttggggtcctttatagcttatagctaatgctccgtgttgaaggccgtactttgacctatacttgttacctttttatacattgtgacttggatggagagttgtctcattggcactcataccacatcttcttatttatatttaacaacaaattcaaattaaatttcaattgTCACAAAAAGATAAAAGCAGCAACACAAAGTTCATATACATAGTACAACTGgggacatttttgaaaatttaattaagCTCATTTGTGTCTATCTCTGCGTCTACCTCCTGTACCCCATTCTTGACAATCTCGGCAAGTTCTTCGTAAAGGTTAACATGACTGGTCTTGTTTGCATTAGTAAAGTTTTTCTTAAAATGGTTTGAATAGAATAGTGTTAAGTCTTCATCAACTATATTGTTGATTAGAGACAATATTTCTAATTTAAGTttgcttggccttcgtaaaacgtagattttactgtcgcaaattgagtttacctagcgacgcggagcggagataggtaaacggatatttgcgacagtaaaatcaagttttacgaaggctaagcttaaaatacaatacagttatctccattctaatgccacttattaaatcaaatttcatttaataaatattttggcttaaaaatgtcataaatgaaAAAGTCCGCGAAACTGTTGCATAGTCTTTAGCATCTAAACaatgtgacgtcatatgtatacTCTGGATGTCGAACATGAATACTAAACGTATTTTACTTTTCGTACGCTTCAGAATGGTTTCaatatagacaaaaagaagattCTGAGGCTCAAAATGTGacaatcttgtttattttttgagaaattacataccccaaaaaaaaatcggaattcaaaatggtggctttcttAGTTACGGACTGTTAGAACGTGGAATCTAACCCCTCAAAAGATttgtcaacgtccaatgaaaattatcgttacaaaCTAATTTCATTAGAATAACTAATACCtggaacgtagtaccgggaaccaggatacTTCTACGCTATCCCTTCCAACACAAGCGGAAATTGATTGACGCGGTGAATTATGGGCAATTGTTTACAATCACAGATTTGGCGGGAGAAAAAGGCGGAGCATAAACAGATGATACGATTAGTAAACTCCTTAGGTTATATTACCTATTTTACCTGTTCTCAAATACTTGGAAAAGAAGGCGGAGCATGATTAAAAGTAAACACCTTAATAACAATGGAATTTGACAACACGTGTTTGCATTGTCaacacaaggatttgtatagtcttacaAATCTTTGGTcaacattattttgtaatttttgatgtgaacaatttaaaaatGGAACGAAGCCGAAGGCGTAAACAACTTATGAAACATAGTGAAGTTGATCTAATTGAAACTACTTCAAATTGCTACCAGTTGGAGGAAAATCTGTTGAGAAAGTAGCCTATATGTTTAAGAAAATGAAGACACTTATGTATGTGATGCATGTTTTAAATCTCTTAAAACAATATACAACAGCCAGAAACAATGCAAACAGTTGACTGACACTCTCAAAAAAGTTACTAATAACTTTAAGAATCTCACCATCAAGTTAGAATATGTACATAGTGTAAGGCGAAACAGGGACTGTTTAACCCCTTCTAACACCAAAAGGAAAGAAATTCAGCCCACCCAGAGGATTAACTCCCAAAGGCAACAGAAAGATACTGCAGTTCTCTACACCCATTCCAAGAACTCACACTCAGACTTACAGAATCAGTCCCCTGGCCCTGGTCCCAAAGTTAAGGTAAatacaggcgcggatccagaggggggggttcCTGGGGTTggaactcccccttttttttgaccgatcaatgcatttgaatgggagcatatagctggaacccccccctttactctgggttgggaccccccccccccctttttaaaatggctggatccgcccctgaaatatacaacatgtacatgtatatataagataacattaaattctTTAAACTTAATATGATCATTGAacattttttacatgtaaattatAAATACCCTGACTTAAGCCATGATTATTTAACTTTGTATCTCCCActtcttgatttagaaaaaaatcaactcaACATACATGACATTTGTGTTACTTATTTGAAACATGCATGTATCTCAGTTTTCTGGTATTAAGGAATGCAACAAGTTATGCTAAcgtacatatacaatgtacatgtagaccAGTTTTAAATTTGTAAGCTTTTGTAAacaatcatttcttttttttgttatttacatgtataagCATGTTTTGTCCtagtgtacatgtataatatgtgactatcatttttgttgagcctgaaacttttgttgcagaaagctagACATACATGTAGGGATAGTGTTCCGGCGGCGGCGCTAGCTACAtgtaacttcttaaaagctttatattttagaaggtggaagacctggatgcttcatactttaattgtatatagatgcctcatgttaccaagtttctgtcagtcacatgtccaatttccttgacctcattttcatggttcagtgactacttgaaaaaagttaagattttttgtaatatgAAATACTCTCTTATTGTAAGTAACAGgatactatatttggtatgtgcataccttgcaaggtcctcatattAATCATAcatttttcacttgacctcaacctcatttcatggatcagtgaacaaggttaagttttggtggtcaagtccatatctcagatacatgtacatgtactatatatataagcaatatgtctactgtaatcagtgtatggaaggactgtaaggtgtacatgtccaactggcaggtgtcatctgaccttgacctcattttcatggttcagtggttatagttaagtttttgtgtttttgtctgtttttcatatactgtatgcaatagatTACATTTTGtactacaaaaatatttatatttggtgtatggaattattgtaaggtgtacatgtctagctggtatgtgtcatctgaccttgacctcattttcatggttcaatggtcaaagttaagtttttgagttttggtctttttatcttactatatatatgcaataagtcaactttatttggtgtatggaaatatttgatGACTATATGTCAGTCGCTCAGATTgaatttgactttgacctcattttcatggttcattgctcggtgtcaagtttttgtattttggtccatttttttttaaaactttaagcaatagccattaggtcaactatatttgttgtatggaagaattgttagctgtacatgtgtgcctagcatggttcatctcaccttgacatcattttcatggttcagtggtcaatttttagttttaagggttaatgttaagtttatgttttaattgtaattaagctttatatttaggacaatcaacataatatcaatgattagtaaagaaggagagacatttcagcgtgtgcactcttgttattttattttcaaccgtCATGAAagatttgtatgccccatttatgagcattatgttttctggtctgtgcatccgtccatTGTACGTTCATTCTTCTGTTCGTCCctccgtctgttccgcttcaggttaaagtatttggtcaaggtagtttttgatggaatacacatgttccttatgatatgatctttctaattttaatgccaaattagagattttccccaattttcacggtccattgaacatagaaaatgatagtgccgatggggcatccatgtaccagggacacattcttgttgcatTGTCAGTTGAAAAGCAAACTCAAATCATAAGAACTAAAATGTTggaattttgtactttattttacaGTTGTGTTATTATCTGTACATGTTATTCTAGtcatatatactgtatatatatatatatatatatatatatatatatatatatatatatagatatatatatatatatatatatatatatagatatatatatatatatatatatatatatatagacataaTAAAACCTTTGCAACATTAACCTTGATAAAGGAGGGCATGCATGCAGTACAAGATCAATTTCACATAATAGTAGTGCAGACCTGCAAAAAAGGTGGAGCtttttaaattacatgtacattttgtataccTGTCAATGCATGTATTTGTGTACCTGCAATTTTTACAATAGTTGAATAGTTGGTTTGTTGCAGGATGAATTAATGTATGGTTACAGTCAttcctatatttatataatcTAGAGGAAGACCATTGTATCAATACTTGAGTACATGTAGCTCATTCTTTTCTCCAATTAATATATGTACATTATATTAAAAATGTCTATAATCTGATGatgaaattgtattttttgtttgtcatCACAGGAGTCTGTCGAAAATGTAGAGGTGACatggtacaaaatgtacatgccATCATGGACAAAGATAATCCTACAGAAAGCCTATATGCACCTGTAAATACAAATTCTGAAGATACATGTACTACCATTACTACTGTCTCAGAGGAGGTAGGAATTCTATTTACAATAACCACGATAACAGATATGATTGAAATATTAGTGTGAGATGTTTTTGAGGgtgaaaatatatatgatatacatgtatatgtcgtgtacaagttgcaattttgtacaggttataacatgtacaaaaatactgtacatgttataacttgtataatgcaaaaatacaagttataacatgtacaaaagcacctcgtacatgttataacctgtacaaaatattgcttaaaaatggttttaacttgtacaaaatcgaaaaataaggatatgtttctattactgtgaaagtacttttattcgtggggtaccaattttcgtggttttcgtggatgactttatccacgaatttaagtgtccaacgaaataaaacaaccattgtccaaatcaagtcatggaaagatccccatcggtaggtttgactattgatatgatctagagaaatattgaataacgccaaatccGAGAATACTTTagtagcagtcacagaactacaaccgtatgcaggattatacccatttaatctttaataacctaaactgtacaactgttgatctttttattctcataaaagatatttttgatcgacgaaagtcagatttccggtattgatatgccagtatgataaagtgttcattttatatcctcatagttctcgtacatatgggaaataataatttcatgctgggcttgattttgataagaattatttgacaattcaaggtacgtttaaagcatttgtttatgttactgttttctttaggtgacatatttatggcctaattaacacctttgatggtctttaatctgttgatcactttatcatgggttaattagtgttatcactacgatttacagattttcacgggtcaatgtttactttgcaatttccttcaatcaagactatttgtaacctttgtttctaaaggctttagtttttcaattattttttttattagaaaactaaaatccacgaatttaaaaacccacgaacatgttaATATTgatcaaaccacgaaaattgatacccacgaattaaagtactttcacagtatcgCAACAGATGTTATTGacctcaataatattttcataacttttttattattccttcatgttagtgtgttttgtccttttttgatacggTTAATGTCCAGGGGTCGGTATTACAAAGAGATCCTAAGacttgtcataagatatatcttaggacatgtcttatgatcctcttatgactatctatgggcatatctttatttgatgaattataattgtgagtGTCCACTCTGAAggcaaaagtaaaataattttattctagtTGACACTAAAAGACATAAGAGGATAGCCAGGACAGATGTGTCtacaaataaaattgggaattaaAATGGGGTATGTGTCTAATAGTCAACAACCAGCCAATGGAGCAGACAACATCCAAAGGACACAAATACATGCTTTCAAAGTAGAGGATGTATATTctaaacatcaaaatgacattcgcctcatgcattgatcttatagtttataaaaaaaattgagttataaatttacataagtcatgctgaaggccaaaaatgttgaagagtagatccaaaaatattgataatgaagcgtggtccaatgaaaactatttcagctctctcttgcttttacagagtaagcatatagacattgttttagtctttagttagatataggaagatgtgattgttttagtctttgcatGCTATAAAACGAGAGGGAGGAGTATTACCCAAAATTATTAGGCATCGTTCTTAAAATGTTTGGAAGAATTTAGTTACTAGTATCTAATGTAATTGTCATTGAGGAAATGCAAGCTTTTAGTAAATAGTGTAACACTTATTTAAGCCATGATGGactatataaaacatacaattacatgaaaacacattttgccaacataagtcatgaaacatatatttctgaaactttgtgatcattgtcagaaaaagacacgttctggcctatttattgttgttctttatgcattggtgaatttaaaagtatattttacttctttaagatttatcttaaattttgtacaagttaaaaccatttttaagcaatattttgtacaggttataacatgtatgaggtacttttgtacatgttataacttgtatttttgcattatacaagttataacatgtacaatatttttgtacatgttataacctgtacaaaattgcaacttgtacacgacatatatacattgtacattcaTGTAAGAATTTACTTTTGGGAAAGTCAGTACAAATTgtgttttaaaattagtattaCAAAGTAGCCATTTCCTAGAAACTGTAATTATAAGATgctattgatttataaaaataaagtatcaaaacatattttttttctccaagtaAAACAGTAGAATGtagcagttacatgtatgtacTGACATCAAAATCACATATTTTTCAAACATTGCAACAAAATATTGGTTCATAAATGACTATCATGCAAATACACTAAACTGCCAATAATATGCATCATCATGCTTGTAAGATGTTGATGAAGATGATCCGACCTTCCATTGAAGGCAAGCTATTTAAAAAAAGACTCCAATACTAATAGCTTCTTCATTTTTCTTCTGAACTCCAGAAAAAATAGcaagatttaaaatattgaaaaaaaaattgtaacacaCATTAGCATAATTAGGAAAGTAATATTTTCTGATTTCCTACAACGAAAATATAAACAGGATTTTGCAAAAGATATATCTGTTAACCAATTTCAAGTATTTGACCAATTTTTACATccctttatatttgttttagcTATAAATAAGCTTTGTGTAAATTACAAAATAAGCCACATGAGGtcaatattacatgtatgtgaaatattgtaaattcatatatatataatattgccCTAAGTTCATTTGATGTATACAatctatttcttttattttgatacaGAGAGCAAGCCCAGACAATATATCCTGTGATTTCCAACAGAACAAAAATGATGAATATCAGGAAGAAGATGCTGCAAGCTGTAGCACACAGGTAAAATGAAAACCTTAACTGTCCTAACTTTAATGGCCAAAATACAAGGATTTTCTAGTTTGCAAACAATTTATTGGTCCCCTACTGTTGAAGGCAAAGGTTTTCACTCTGGGGTgagtacacagttattgtccCTTGAATTTTTGTTGTCCACAATTATGTTCCCTAATGTACATGTGTCCGTATTGTGAGTTAGAGCCgataaagttttctataattttgatataatttgtcccaaaagtagaaCAACACACTTTAAGAATTTTATTGAGAAACTGCGGTGGgatatttttatttccatttattgtcttAAGGAAATGCACCACAAAATAACTGTGTTTCCTCAGACCCTCTGCATGTCCATTCTGTCAgtccggcaaatcagttttccacactttttcctgtatgcttgaagatattgatttgatatttggtatattgttttatcatgacaagttacagatcaatttTGGTTTTTGTTCTGATCTGATAATTTTGTGCAGAATTATAATTGAACTTCAAAAAATTCACTTGCATAATCAGTTTCCCAGATTTTTTTCGTCATGACTGAAGATTTTGACtttgatatttattattatatgttgtaaacaagttcaaaatattgcacttttaatttcaaaatattcatttaaccatgtcaaaatttcataatgCAAGAAATATCTCTGTATAAGCTTGTCAATACCTTTTGTGCCTaattttcaaattggacaatgttaatgtctaaaatgtccaaaatttaactttatttgaccTCAACAAAAAATTATTTCTAGGGGACCTAGATGTGCTTAATTGAAAAAATTAAtctaaattttaaagattttttgtctgcttttttaaattggtccacataaAGGTTTAAAGGATTCCAACtcaaacttattttgattttaaccaCAATTGAATTCTTGGGATACTTTGTGTAATCTACACAtgtatttactttttatacaacCGTACACAAAATTTGAGgtggtatattggtatcatgtcgtcgtcgtcagcgACGTCTGAAGATATTTAGTTTcctgacaataactttagtttaggtG
The window above is part of the Mytilus galloprovincialis chromosome 4, xbMytGall1.hap1.1, whole genome shotgun sequence genome. Proteins encoded here:
- the LOC143072452 gene encoding uncharacterized protein LOC143072452 isoform X1, yielding MIKRVCRKCRGDMVQNVHAIMDKDNPTESLYAPVNTNSEDTCTTITTVSEERASPDNISCDFQQNKNDEYQEEDAASCSTQISNADSQGSLWLPNSQDTDTSEHMDNSDIPHYDISVKHKALDNFLQSCGLSPVKKNLKSTGINHQNTSNLLFNEDRKDI